The Nisaea sp. genome includes a region encoding these proteins:
- the rpmI gene encoding 50S ribosomal protein L35 — translation MPKMKTKSGAKKRFRLTGSGKVRGNVAYKRHQLSNKSQKMKRKARGTMILSDADAKIVKQFLPYA, via the coding sequence ATGCCCAAGATGAAGACCAAGAGCGGCGCCAAGAAGCGGTTCCGGCTCACGGGCAGCGGCAAGGTGCGTGGTAACGTCGCCTACAAGCGCCACCAGCTGTCGAACAAGTCCCAGAAGATGAAGCGCAAGGCCCGGGGGACGATGATCCTGTCCGATGCCGATGCGAAAATCGTCAAACAATTCCTTCCGTACGCTTAA
- the rplT gene encoding 50S ribosomal protein L20, with translation MARVKRGVTAHARHKKVTDKTKGYYGRRKNVFRVAVQAMEKAAQYAYRDRRVRKRDFRALWIQRINAGARSYGLTYSKFMNGLKKAGIELDRKVLSDLAIHEPAAFKSLVDQAQAALGTAD, from the coding sequence ATGGCACGTGTAAAACGGGGCGTCACGGCTCACGCCCGTCATAAGAAAGTTACGGACAAGACCAAAGGCTATTACGGCCGCCGGAAGAATGTCTTCCGCGTTGCCGTACAGGCGATGGAGAAGGCGGCTCAGTACGCCTATCGTGATCGCCGGGTCCGCAAGCGCGATTTCCGCGCTCTCTGGATTCAGCGTATCAATGCCGGTGCGCGCAGCTACGGTCTGACCTATTCGAAGTTCATGAATGGTCTGAAGAAGGCCGGTATCGAGCTCGACCGCAAGGTGCTCTCGGATCTCGCGATCCACGAGCCGGCGGCGTTTAAAAGCCTGGTCGATCAAGCCCAGGCCGCGCTCGGAACTGCCGACTAA
- the pheS gene encoding phenylalanine--tRNA ligase subunit alpha → MQDVETLRAELAAAVDGAGDLAALEELRVGALGKKGRVTGLMKQLGGLDPEQRKEAGQALNRLKDEIQAAIEARKTGFEDAELDARLLAERIDVSLPARPEATGRVHPITQTIEELTQIFAEMGFSVAEGPHIESDYYNFTALNIPPEHPARQELDTFYLPPDESGTPRVLRTHTSPVQIRTMEKKTPPIRIICPGRTFRSDHDATHSPMFHQVEGLVIDKATHMGHLKGCLIDFCRAFFGVDDLPVRFRPSYFPFTEPSAEVDIGCTRKGGEFKIGAGDDWLEILGCGMVHPKVLEYCGIDSTEYQGFAFGMGIERIAMLKYGIPDLRPFYDSDLRWLKHYGFMPFDVPNLAGGLNR, encoded by the coding sequence ATGCAGGACGTTGAAACACTGAGAGCGGAACTCGCCGCCGCCGTTGATGGCGCGGGAGATCTTGCCGCACTCGAAGAGCTCCGTGTCGGCGCTCTTGGCAAGAAGGGCCGGGTCACCGGCCTGATGAAGCAGCTCGGCGGTCTCGATCCGGAGCAGCGCAAGGAAGCCGGCCAGGCCCTGAACCGTCTGAAGGACGAGATCCAGGCGGCCATCGAGGCGCGCAAGACCGGGTTCGAGGATGCCGAACTCGATGCCCGCCTCCTGGCCGAGCGGATCGATGTCTCCCTGCCAGCCCGCCCGGAGGCGACCGGCCGGGTGCATCCGATCACCCAGACCATCGAAGAGCTGACCCAGATCTTCGCCGAGATGGGCTTCTCCGTCGCCGAAGGGCCACATATCGAGAGCGACTATTACAATTTCACCGCACTCAATATTCCGCCCGAGCATCCGGCCCGTCAGGAACTCGACACCTTTTATCTGCCGCCGGACGAGAGCGGTACGCCGCGCGTTCTGCGCACGCACACTTCCCCGGTACAGATCCGCACCATGGAGAAGAAGACCCCGCCGATCCGCATCATCTGCCCGGGGCGAACCTTCCGCTCGGACCATGACGCCACCCACTCACCGATGTTCCATCAGGTCGAGGGGCTGGTGATCGACAAGGCCACCCATATGGGCCACCTTAAGGGCTGTCTGATCGATTTCTGCCGTGCCTTCTTCGGCGTGGACGATCTGCCGGTGCGCTTCCGACCGTCCTACTTCCCGTTCACGGAGCCGTCGGCCGAGGTCGATATCGGCTGCACCCGCAAGGGCGGCGAATTCAAGATCGGTGCCGGCGACGATTGGCTGGAAATCCTCGGCTGCGGCATGGTGCACCCGAAGGTGCTGGAATATTGCGGCATCGACTCGACCGAATATCAGGGCTTCGCCTTCGGTATGGGGATCGAGCGGATCGCCATGCTGAAATACGGCATTCCCGACCTGCGCCCGTTCTATGACAGCGACCTGCGCTGGCTGAAGCATTACGGCTTCATGCCCTTCGATGTTCCCAATCTGGCCGGAGGGCTCAACCGATGA
- the pheT gene encoding phenylalanine--tRNA ligase subunit beta: MKFSLSWLKEHLETEATLEQICDTLPMLGLEVEELINPAEKLSPFTIAHVIEAVQHPNADRLRVCKVDTGTETIQVVCGAPNARTGMKGVFAPSGSHVPGTGVDLKKGVIRGEESNGMLCSERELGLSDEHDGIIDLAEDAPVGMSYAEYAGLDDPVIDIAITPDRADCLGVRGIARDLAAAGLGTLKPLDTSEVKGTFASPIGWDVDVPEPSLVPYVVGRYFKGVKNGPSPKWMQDRLVAVGLRPISALVDITNYMMLDVGRPLHAYDADKVSGGKIRIRLSKAGESYEALNEKTYTFEDGMLVLGDEHGIDDMAGIMGGERTGCGDDTVNMYLEVAIFDPISVAMTGRKLNVLSDARYRFERGLDPTSPTWGVHLASKLVLDICGGEASELVVHGQEEDWKRTITLRHSRIKGLAGIDVPEERAKDILTRLGFEVSGSGEAISAVMPSWRYRDVEGEACLVEEIIRINGYDEIPVVSLETGHVVPEPALSKAQVREGTSKRLLASRGMMEAVTFSFLSQDEAELFGGGADELKLVNPISSELDVMRPSILPNLIAAAVRGANMGIGDASLFEVGPQYADATPKGQSTVVAGLRVGRTGPKDWASSTRAVDAFDAKADVMALLEALEAPAGNLQVSTDAPAWYHPGRSGALRLGPNVLATFGELHPKVLKAMDLKGPAVAFEIFLAKVPTPKAKGPAKPFLKLSPFQPLTRDFAFVVEKDVPAEKLVRAAAGADKALISGVHLFDEYQGKGLEETEKSIALQITLQPVDATLTDEQIGEVTRKIVAQVEKATGGRIRG; this comes from the coding sequence ATGAAGTTCTCGCTGTCCTGGCTGAAAGAGCATCTCGAGACCGAGGCCACGCTCGAGCAGATCTGCGACACCCTGCCGATGCTCGGGCTTGAGGTCGAGGAGCTGATCAATCCGGCTGAAAAGCTGTCGCCCTTCACCATCGCCCATGTCATCGAGGCGGTGCAGCATCCGAACGCGGACCGGCTGCGCGTCTGCAAGGTCGATACCGGCACGGAGACCATCCAGGTGGTCTGTGGTGCGCCGAACGCACGCACCGGCATGAAGGGCGTTTTCGCCCCGTCCGGCAGTCATGTTCCCGGCACCGGCGTCGATCTGAAGAAGGGCGTCATTCGCGGCGAGGAGAGCAACGGCATGCTCTGCTCCGAGCGCGAGCTGGGCCTCTCCGACGAACATGACGGCATTATCGATCTTGCCGAAGACGCGCCGGTCGGCATGTCCTACGCCGAATATGCGGGGCTGGACGATCCGGTGATCGATATCGCTATCACGCCGGACCGGGCCGATTGTCTCGGTGTGCGCGGTATCGCCCGCGATCTTGCAGCGGCCGGTCTCGGTACCCTGAAGCCGCTCGATACCAGTGAAGTCAAAGGCACATTCGCAAGCCCGATCGGCTGGGATGTGGACGTGCCGGAGCCGTCGCTGGTGCCCTATGTGGTCGGCCGCTATTTCAAGGGCGTGAAGAACGGTCCGAGCCCGAAATGGATGCAGGACCGACTCGTTGCCGTCGGTTTGCGCCCGATCTCCGCGCTGGTCGATATCACCAACTACATGATGCTCGATGTCGGCCGTCCGCTGCACGCCTATGACGCGGACAAGGTGTCAGGTGGCAAGATCCGCATCCGTCTTTCCAAGGCGGGTGAGAGCTATGAAGCGCTGAACGAGAAGACCTACACCTTCGAGGACGGCATGCTGGTGCTCGGCGACGAGCACGGCATCGACGACATGGCCGGCATCATGGGTGGTGAGCGGACCGGTTGCGGCGACGATACCGTGAACATGTATCTCGAGGTCGCGATCTTCGATCCGATTTCGGTCGCCATGACGGGCCGGAAGCTGAACGTGCTGAGCGATGCCCGTTATCGCTTCGAGCGCGGCCTCGACCCGACCAGCCCGACCTGGGGTGTCCATCTTGCCTCAAAGCTGGTGCTGGATATCTGCGGCGGTGAGGCCAGCGAGCTGGTCGTGCATGGTCAGGAAGAAGACTGGAAACGCACCATCACGCTGCGGCATTCCCGCATCAAGGGCCTCGCTGGTATCGATGTTCCGGAAGAACGCGCGAAGGATATCCTGACGCGGCTTGGTTTCGAGGTATCCGGCAGCGGTGAGGCGATCAGCGCGGTCATGCCGTCCTGGCGCTATCGCGATGTCGAGGGCGAGGCCTGTCTGGTCGAGGAAATCATCCGGATCAACGGCTATGACGAGATCCCGGTGGTCTCTCTGGAAACCGGCCATGTTGTGCCGGAGCCGGCGCTCAGCAAGGCGCAGGTCCGCGAAGGCACGTCGAAGCGCCTGTTGGCGTCCCGGGGCATGATGGAGGCGGTCACCTTCTCCTTCCTGTCGCAGGATGAAGCCGAACTCTTCGGCGGCGGTGCGGACGAGCTGAAGCTGGTCAACCCGATCTCCAGCGAGTTGGACGTGATGCGTCCCTCGATCTTGCCGAACCTGATCGCGGCCGCTGTCCGGGGCGCGAATATGGGGATTGGCGATGCGTCCCTGTTCGAGGTCGGACCGCAATATGCGGATGCGACGCCGAAGGGCCAGTCCACGGTAGTGGCGGGCCTGCGCGTTGGCCGTACCGGCCCGAAGGACTGGGCCAGCTCGACCCGTGCGGTCGATGCCTTTGATGCCAAGGCGGACGTCATGGCGCTGCTGGAGGCTCTGGAGGCGCCGGCGGGTAATCTGCAGGTCTCGACCGATGCGCCTGCCTGGTACCACCCGGGCCGCTCCGGTGCGCTGCGCCTCGGACCGAACGTGCTGGCGACCTTCGGGGAGCTTCATCCGAAGGTGCTGAAGGCGATGGACCTGAAAGGCCCGGCTGTGGCCTTCGAGATATTCCTCGCCAAGGTGCCGACACCGAAAGCCAAGGGGCCGGCCAAGCCGTTCCTTAAGCTCTCCCCGTTCCAGCCGCTGACCCGTGACTTCGCCTTCGTGGTGGAGAAGGACGTGCCGGCGGAAAAACTGGTCCGGGCCGCAGCCGGTGCCGACAAGGCTCTGATCTCCGGCGTGCATCTGTTCGACGAATATCAGGGCAAGGGTCTGGAAGAGACGGAGAAATCCATCGCCCTCCAGATCACCCTGCAACCGGTCGACGCGACCCTGACGGACGAGCAGATCGGCGAGGTCACCCGCAAGATCGTCGCCCAGGTCGAAAAGGCCACCGGCGGCCGCATTCGCGGCTAA
- the hemH gene encoding ferrochelatase, translated as MALAPRQLPSNHPALPDEKIGVLLLNLGTPDATDYWSIRRYLKEFLSDERVIEVNPLLWKLILNLFILPTRPSKTGHAYEQIWVKETDESPLRLYTRNQSEKLAATLSAKHPNVIVDWGMRYGNPSTESKIRELKDKGCERILLVALYPQYAASTTATAYDKSFEALMKLRWQPAVRTAPAYHDEPAYIEGLANSIDMHLKGLDWTPDLLITSYHGLPERYFLNGDPYHCHCFKTTRLVREKLGWDDDKMMVAFQSRFGKEEWLKPYLQDTVEGLPAKGVKNLAIICPGFSSDCVETLEEINIGIRETFAEAGGENFTYIPCLNDSDDGMKAIEAVVERELMGWV; from the coding sequence ATGGCCCTCGCCCCCAGACAGCTGCCTTCCAACCATCCCGCCCTGCCAGACGAAAAGATCGGTGTTCTGCTGCTCAACCTCGGCACGCCGGACGCGACGGACTATTGGTCGATCAGGCGCTATCTAAAGGAATTTCTCTCGGACGAGCGGGTCATCGAGGTGAACCCGCTTCTGTGGAAGCTGATCCTCAACCTGTTTATCCTGCCCACACGCCCCTCCAAGACCGGCCACGCCTACGAGCAGATCTGGGTAAAGGAAACAGACGAGTCCCCGCTGCGCCTTTACACGCGTAACCAGTCGGAGAAGCTGGCAGCCACGCTGTCGGCGAAGCATCCGAATGTCATTGTCGACTGGGGCATGCGGTACGGCAACCCGAGCACCGAAAGCAAGATCCGCGAGCTGAAGGACAAGGGATGCGAGCGCATTCTGCTGGTCGCACTTTACCCGCAATATGCCGCAAGCACGACAGCGACTGCCTATGACAAAAGCTTCGAAGCGCTGATGAAATTGCGCTGGCAACCCGCAGTCCGTACCGCCCCCGCCTATCATGACGAGCCGGCCTATATCGAGGGCCTCGCCAACTCCATCGATATGCACTTGAAGGGCCTCGACTGGACGCCCGACCTCCTCATCACCTCTTATCACGGCCTGCCGGAGCGCTACTTCCTGAACGGCGATCCCTATCACTGCCATTGCTTCAAGACCACGCGGCTGGTTCGCGAGAAACTCGGCTGGGACGACGACAAGATGATGGTCGCCTTCCAGTCCCGCTTCGGCAAGGAAGAGTGGCTGAAACCGTATCTTCAGGACACGGTCGAAGGGCTCCCTGCAAAAGGCGTAAAGAACCTCGCCATCATTTGCCCCGGCTTCTCCTCCGACTGCGTCGAGACGCTGGAGGAAATCAATATCGGCATTCGCGAGACTTTCGCGGAAGCGGGCGGAGAGAATTTCACCTACATCCCGTGCCTGAACGATAGTGATGATGGCATGAAGGCGATTGAAGCCGTGGTCGAACGGGAACTGATGGGCTGGGTTTAA
- the infC gene encoding translation initiation factor IF-3, which yields MNRDILVERVRCIDPDGEMLGVLTVREGILKAEEFGLDLVEVSPNADPPVCKILDYGKFKYEAQKKKNEAKKKQKIIEIKEIKLRPNIDDHDFEVKMKNVRKFIAEGDKVKVTLRFRGREMAHQDLGMNVLNRVRDEMEEAAKVESYPKMEGRQMIMVIAPR from the coding sequence GTGAACCGCGACATTCTCGTAGAACGAGTCCGCTGCATTGATCCCGACGGGGAAATGCTCGGCGTACTGACTGTTCGCGAAGGCATTCTAAAAGCTGAAGAATTTGGCCTCGATCTGGTCGAAGTGTCCCCGAATGCGGACCCGCCCGTCTGTAAGATCCTCGATTACGGTAAATTCAAGTACGAGGCTCAGAAGAAAAAGAACGAAGCCAAGAAGAAGCAGAAGATCATCGAGATCAAAGAAATCAAGCTGCGTCCGAATATCGACGATCATGATTTCGAAGTGAAGATGAAGAACGTTCGCAAATTCATCGCTGAAGGGGACAAGGTGAAGGTCACCCTACGTTTCCGTGGCCGTGAAATGGCGCATCAGGACCTCGGCATGAACGTGCTGAACAGGGTCCGCGACGAGATGGAAGAAGCGGCGAAGGTCGAGTCCTATCCGAAGATGGAAGGCCGGCAGATGATCATGGTCATCGCGCCCCGCTAA
- the thrS gene encoding threonine--tRNA ligase, with the protein MPAITLPDGSVRSFDAPVSGAEIAADIGPGLAKAAIAIRINGALSDLSLPIAEDSQVALVTKKDQEALELIRHDCAHIMAEAVLELYPETQVTIGPSIENGFYYDFFREEHFTPDDLEKIEKRMHEIVDRDETITREVWDRDEAALHYKKVHEPFKVELVETIPSGEAISFYRQGDFLDLCRGPHMPSTKYTGHAFKLMNVAGAYWRGDSNRPQLQRIYGTAWPDQKQLDAYLHMLEEADKRDHRKLGRELDLFHIQEEAVGSVFWHPQGWTLYRQIENHLRRKLDRAGYQEVKTPQLIDRSLWEASGHWEKFRENMFTANAEDDKVLALKPMNCPGHVQIFKQGLKSYRDLPLRLSEFGSCHRNEPSGALHGIMRVRAFTQDDAHIFCTEEQITEESVKFCELLSAVYKDFGFTDVRVKFSDRPEVRAGEDAIWDKAEKSLSDACDAAGLDTTLNPGEGAFYGPKLEFVLTDAIGRDWQCGTLQVDFVLPERLDASYIDEDSSRKRPVMLHRAIFGSMERWIGILIEQYAGRFPLWLSPVQAVIATITNDADDYAAEVMAAAKAAGLRVAMDRRNEKINYKIREHSEAKIPAILVVGRREAEEGKVALRRLGGKAQEVLALDDAITRLKEEALAPDHL; encoded by the coding sequence ATGCCTGCCATTACACTTCCCGACGGCTCCGTCCGTTCCTTCGATGCCCCCGTTTCCGGCGCGGAAATCGCCGCCGATATCGGGCCGGGTCTTGCCAAAGCAGCGATCGCCATTCGCATCAACGGCGCACTCAGCGATCTCAGCCTGCCTATTGCTGAAGACAGCCAGGTCGCCCTTGTCACCAAGAAAGACCAGGAAGCGCTCGAGCTGATCCGGCACGACTGCGCCCACATCATGGCCGAAGCCGTGCTGGAGCTGTATCCCGAGACACAGGTCACCATCGGCCCGTCCATCGAGAATGGCTTCTATTACGACTTCTTCCGCGAGGAACATTTTACGCCGGACGATCTGGAAAAGATTGAAAAGCGGATGCACGAGATCGTCGACCGGGACGAGACCATTACCCGGGAGGTCTGGGACCGGGACGAGGCAGCCCTGCACTACAAGAAAGTGCATGAGCCGTTCAAGGTCGAGCTGGTTGAAACCATTCCGTCGGGCGAGGCCATCAGCTTCTACCGCCAGGGTGATTTCCTTGATCTCTGCCGCGGCCCGCACATGCCGTCGACGAAATATACCGGCCATGCCTTCAAGCTGATGAACGTTGCCGGCGCCTACTGGCGCGGCGACAGCAACCGGCCACAGTTGCAGCGGATCTACGGCACCGCCTGGCCGGACCAGAAACAGCTCGACGCCTACCTGCACATGCTTGAGGAAGCCGACAAACGCGATCACCGCAAACTCGGCCGCGAGCTGGACCTGTTCCACATCCAGGAAGAAGCCGTCGGCTCCGTCTTCTGGCATCCGCAAGGCTGGACGCTGTACCGGCAGATCGAGAACCATCTCCGCCGTAAGCTGGATCGCGCTGGCTATCAGGAAGTTAAAACCCCACAGCTGATCGACCGCTCCCTCTGGGAAGCATCCGGGCACTGGGAAAAATTTCGCGAGAACATGTTCACGGCCAATGCCGAGGACGACAAGGTGCTCGCCCTGAAACCGATGAACTGCCCGGGCCACGTGCAGATCTTCAAGCAAGGGCTGAAAAGCTATCGCGACCTGCCGCTGCGCCTCTCCGAATTTGGTTCCTGCCACCGGAACGAGCCGTCCGGCGCACTGCACGGCATCATGCGGGTGCGCGCCTTCACCCAGGACGACGCTCATATCTTCTGCACGGAAGAGCAGATCACCGAAGAGAGTGTGAAGTTCTGTGAGCTGCTTTCGGCGGTCTACAAGGATTTCGGCTTTACCGACGTGCGGGTGAAATTCTCCGATCGCCCGGAAGTGCGTGCCGGTGAAGACGCAATCTGGGACAAGGCCGAGAAATCCCTGAGCGATGCCTGCGACGCTGCGGGCCTCGATACCACGCTGAACCCCGGCGAAGGCGCCTTTTACGGCCCGAAACTCGAATTCGTGCTGACCGACGCGATCGGTCGGGACTGGCAGTGCGGCACCCTGCAGGTCGATTTTGTCCTGCCAGAGCGGCTGGACGCCTCATACATTGACGAGGACAGTAGCCGCAAGCGTCCGGTCATGCTGCACCGTGCCATCTTCGGCTCCATGGAGCGCTGGATCGGCATCCTGATCGAGCAATATGCCGGCCGCTTCCCGCTCTGGCTCTCGCCGGTTCAGGCCGTAATCGCGACCATCACCAACGATGCGGACGATTACGCAGCCGAAGTGATGGCCGCCGCGAAAGCCGCCGGATTGCGGGTTGCGATGGATCGCCGGAACGAGAAAATCAACTACAAGATCCGCGAGCACAGCGAGGCCAAGATCCCGGCAATCCTCGTCGTCGGCCGTCGCGAGGCGGAAGAAGGCAAGGTCGCGCTGCGGCGACTCGGCGGAAAAGCGCAAGAAGTGCTTGCACTCGACGACGCCATTACTAGACTTAAAGAAGAGGCTCTGGCTCCGGATCACCTCTGA
- a CDS encoding FkbM family methyltransferase, with protein sequence MNCPNSIFVNCLSTKFRYGKITFPAADRYLCQTLAECGDYCRGEVIVYERLLSKGDLVVDVGANIGAMALAFANAVGPAGSVRSFEASPFAFDLLRHNLDQNGVCNAAATRAIVSSTSGTARFVDPDVEKIDSLDFGSMSLSVNSERVPGRFVETQQVTLDGLALDQCNLIKIDVEGHEAAVVAGALDTISKFTPFLSIETGLEDDDLSWIYPLRELGYRIFILAYKVAAWPNFKGRNISDLTTEVSVNAVCIPPTESHFDHLGDIPRREVQTLDHLVAECRRYRKRARY encoded by the coding sequence ATGAACTGTCCGAACTCCATTTTCGTCAATTGCCTAAGCACAAAATTTCGGTACGGGAAAATCACATTCCCGGCGGCGGATCGCTATTTGTGCCAGACGCTGGCCGAGTGCGGTGATTATTGCCGTGGCGAAGTCATTGTCTATGAACGACTGCTCTCTAAGGGTGATTTGGTCGTTGATGTAGGCGCCAATATCGGCGCGATGGCGCTGGCTTTCGCGAATGCGGTGGGGCCGGCCGGAAGCGTGCGCTCATTTGAAGCCAGTCCCTTTGCCTTCGATCTACTGAGACACAATCTGGACCAGAACGGTGTCTGCAACGCGGCAGCAACCAGGGCAATCGTTTCCAGTACGTCAGGAACCGCGCGCTTTGTGGATCCCGATGTAGAAAAGATTGATAGCCTCGACTTCGGGTCCATGTCTCTTTCAGTTAATTCAGAACGGGTGCCTGGACGTTTTGTTGAAACGCAGCAGGTCACGCTCGATGGTCTAGCGCTCGATCAGTGCAATCTCATCAAGATCGATGTCGAAGGACATGAAGCTGCGGTCGTGGCGGGTGCATTGGATACGATTTCCAAATTCACGCCATTTCTGAGCATTGAAACCGGCCTAGAAGACGATGATCTGTCCTGGATCTATCCACTGCGTGAATTGGGGTATCGGATTTTTATTTTGGCTTACAAAGTCGCGGCATGGCCGAACTTCAAAGGTCGGAACATTTCGGATTTGACGACAGAAGTTTCGGTGAACGCTGTCTGTATTCCGCCGACTGAGAGCCACTTCGATCATCTCGGCGACATTCCGCGGCGTGAGGTGCAGACGCTAGATCATCTTGTCGCGGAATGCCGCCGGTACCGGAAGAGGGCGCGGTACTAG
- a CDS encoding glycosyltransferase family 9 protein gives MPDKSTNPSGPGRSHPRILVIKLGALGDFIYALGPMQAIRRHHPEAEIILLTRPAYAELGERSGLFDKVWSDSEPKLFNIPGILALRARLTGTAFERVYDLQTSDRTGFYYRLFWPGPKPEWSGIVPGCSHYHHYTRPTLTHTQDRQRTQLEIAGIKDVRPSDLSFMDSDIGRFDLPAPFALLIPGSSLKMAIKRWPAPSYGEIARRLYETGTTPVLLGGMEDQDAIQTIKDICPKARDLSGKTTLYDIPALARSADFAIGNDTGPMHMAALSGCQTIAIFSTKSFPEKAAPRGENVILLVEETLAKLSADFVWDTLRR, from the coding sequence ATGCCGGATAAGTCGACAAATCCATCCGGGCCTGGCCGAAGCCACCCGCGCATTCTGGTCATCAAGCTCGGTGCGCTTGGCGATTTCATCTACGCGCTCGGCCCGATGCAGGCGATCCGCCGTCATCACCCGGAGGCGGAGATCATCCTGCTGACGCGCCCCGCCTATGCCGAGCTCGGCGAACGCAGTGGATTGTTCGACAAGGTCTGGAGCGACAGCGAACCCAAACTGTTTAATATTCCGGGAATCCTTGCCCTGCGCGCCAGACTGACCGGCACGGCATTCGAGCGGGTCTATGACCTGCAGACATCGGATCGAACCGGTTTTTATTACCGGCTGTTCTGGCCAGGCCCAAAACCCGAATGGTCCGGCATCGTCCCCGGGTGCAGCCACTATCACCACTACACACGCCCGACCCTGACCCACACCCAGGACCGGCAACGGACCCAGCTCGAAATAGCCGGGATCAAGGATGTCCGACCGTCGGATCTCTCCTTCATGGACAGTGACATCGGGCGGTTCGATCTGCCCGCCCCCTTCGCATTGCTGATCCCGGGATCGTCCCTGAAAATGGCGATAAAGCGCTGGCCGGCGCCTTCTTACGGAGAGATCGCACGGCGCCTGTATGAGACGGGCACCACGCCTGTGCTACTCGGCGGCATGGAAGATCAGGACGCCATCCAGACCATCAAGGACATCTGTCCCAAAGCGCGCGATCTGTCCGGCAAAACCACGCTTTATGACATCCCCGCACTGGCCCGCTCAGCCGATTTTGCTATCGGCAATGACACCGGACCGATGCATATGGCCGCCCTGTCCGGCTGCCAAACCATCGCGATTTTTTCGACAAAAAGCTTCCCGGAGAAAGCGGCACCACGCGGAGAGAATGTCATCCTTCTGGTAGAAGAGACTCTCGCGAAACTGTCAGCTGATTTCGTCTGGGATACACTTCGACGGTGA
- a CDS encoding glycosyltransferase family 4 protein: MFRRPPEDKKPVVLQILPALVSGGVERGTIDVARALVEAGWDALVISAGGPMVHDLTRVGARHIQHPLGSKNPLSWRQNFDWLVDVIHQENVDIVHARSRMPAWIAWRAARKNKVPFVTTFHGRFPDTNPLKKLYNSVMVRGDRVIAISHFVAHEIETRFGTGSDKLRIIPRGVNISLFNPDAVSAERMIKLSREWRLPDGVPVIVMPGRITRWKGHDVLIDALTKLGDQPVRCIMAGSYEGKESYKAELEEKIAKAGLSASVMFTGSVVDMPCVYQIADVVVSASIDPEPFGRVMIEAQAMGRPIVATDHGGARESVIPGKTGFLVKPNDAEALAEGIRTALALTAEQRAVVTEAAVAHVRENYTTSDMCARTLSVYEEVLPLSPNAG; this comes from the coding sequence ATGTTCCGCCGACCGCCAGAAGACAAGAAGCCGGTCGTTCTCCAGATTCTTCCCGCCCTGGTCTCTGGCGGTGTGGAACGGGGTACGATCGACGTTGCCCGCGCGCTTGTCGAAGCGGGCTGGGACGCCCTGGTGATTTCCGCCGGCGGACCAATGGTGCATGACCTGACCCGAGTCGGCGCGCGTCACATCCAGCACCCTCTCGGCTCGAAGAATCCGCTGAGCTGGCGGCAGAATTTCGATTGGCTGGTCGACGTCATCCATCAGGAAAATGTAGACATCGTCCATGCCCGCTCGCGCATGCCAGCCTGGATCGCCTGGCGCGCGGCGCGCAAGAACAAGGTGCCGTTCGTCACTACCTTTCATGGCCGCTTTCCGGACACCAACCCGCTGAAAAAGCTCTATAACTCAGTGATGGTGCGGGGAGACCGGGTAATTGCCATCTCGCACTTTGTCGCCCATGAGATCGAGACGCGCTTCGGTACAGGCAGCGACAAACTGCGGATCATTCCCCGTGGCGTGAATATAAGCCTGTTCAATCCGGATGCTGTTTCCGCCGAGCGGATGATCAAGCTCAGCCGCGAATGGCGTCTGCCGGACGGCGTGCCGGTTATTGTCATGCCGGGGCGGATCACCCGCTGGAAGGGGCACGACGTCCTGATCGATGCCCTGACCAAGCTGGGCGATCAGCCGGTCCGTTGCATCATGGCCGGGTCGTATGAGGGCAAGGAAAGCTACAAGGCGGAGCTTGAAGAAAAAATCGCCAAGGCCGGACTCAGCGCGTCGGTGATGTTCACCGGTTCCGTGGTGGATATGCCGTGCGTCTACCAGATTGCGGATGTCGTGGTCTCCGCCTCCATCGACCCCGAGCCATTCGGCCGGGTGATGATCGAGGCACAAGCGATGGGCCGGCCGATTGTCGCGACAGATCACGGCGGCGCCCGGGAATCCGTGATTCCGGGAAAAACCGGCTTCCTGGTCAAACCGAACGATGCGGAGGCACTCGCCGAAGGTATTCGCACCGCGCTGGCCCTGACGGCCGAACAGCGCGCGGTGGTCACCGAGGCTGCCGTTGCGCATGTCCGCGAGAATTATACGACCAGCGACATGTGCGCCCGGACCCTCTCCGTCTATGAAGAAGTTCTGCCGCTCTCGCCAAATGCCGGATAA